From one Salmo salar chromosome ssa09, Ssal_v3.1, whole genome shotgun sequence genomic stretch:
- the LOC106610620 gene encoding RNA transcription, translation and transport factor protein isoform X2, with protein sequence MFRRKLTALDYHNPSGFDCNDETEFRNFIVWLEDQKIRHYKIEDRVNLRNIPSSEWPKSFEQYLQDVNCPFSVQERQESVDWLLGLAVRFEYGDNVEKYKNCPPATATKAEKPSDPLIHLDSNNPDFKAGVMGLANMLKIQRHDDYLVMLKAIRILIQERLTPEAIAKARQSKEGLPVALDKHILGFDTGDATLNEAAQILRLLHIEELRDLQTRINEAIVAVQAIIADPKTDHRLGKVGR encoded by the exons ATGTTTCGAAGAAAACTGACAGCGTTGGATTATCATAACCCCTCTGGATTTGACTGCAACG ATGAGACAGAGTTCAGGAATTTCATTGTGTGGCTGGAAGACCAGAAAATCAGACACTACAAAATTGAAGACCGGGTCAACCTGAGAAATATCCCCAGCTCGGAATGGCCCAAGTCCTTTGAGCAG TATCTTCAAGATGTAAACTGCCCATTCAGTGTCCAAGAGAGACAGGAGTCGGTGGACTGGTTGCTGGGTCTAGCAGTTCGGTTCGAGTATGGAGATAATG TTGAGAAGTACAAGAACTGTCCGCCAGCCACGGCCACCAAGGCGGAGAAACCCTCGGATCCACTCATCCATCTGGACA GCAACAACCCAGACTTTAAGGCTGGCGTGATGGGCCTGGCTAACATGCTGAAGATCCAGCGTCACGACGACTACCTGGTCATGCTGAAG GCTATAAGGATCCTCATCCAAGAGAGGCTGACCCCAGAAGCCATAGCCAAGGCCAGGCAGTCTAAAGAG GGTCTCCCCGTGGCCTTGGACAAGCACATCCTCGGCTTTGATACTGGAG ACGCTACCCTGAACGAGGCGGCTCAGATCCTGCGTCTGCTTCACATTGAGGAGCTGCGAGACCTGCAGACCCGGATCAACGAGGCTATCGTAGCTGTCCAGGCCATCATCGCAGACCCCAAGACAGACCACCGCCTGGGCAAGGTCGGCAGATGA
- the LOC106610620 gene encoding RNA transcription, translation and transport factor protein isoform X1: MFRRKLTALDYHNPSGFDCNDETEFRNFIVWLEDQKIRHYKIEDRVNLRNIPSSEWPKSFEQYLQDVNCPFSVQERQESVDWLLGLAVRFEYGDNGSPVEKYKNCPPATATKAEKPSDPLIHLDSNNPDFKAGVMGLANMLKIQRHDDYLVMLKAIRILIQERLTPEAIAKARQSKEGLPVALDKHILGFDTGDATLNEAAQILRLLHIEELRDLQTRINEAIVAVQAIIADPKTDHRLGKVGR; this comes from the exons ATGTTTCGAAGAAAACTGACAGCGTTGGATTATCATAACCCCTCTGGATTTGACTGCAACG ATGAGACAGAGTTCAGGAATTTCATTGTGTGGCTGGAAGACCAGAAAATCAGACACTACAAAATTGAAGACCGGGTCAACCTGAGAAATATCCCCAGCTCGGAATGGCCCAAGTCCTTTGAGCAG TATCTTCAAGATGTAAACTGCCCATTCAGTGTCCAAGAGAGACAGGAGTCGGTGGACTGGTTGCTGGGTCTAGCAGTTCGGTTCGAGTATGGAGATAATG GCTCCCCAGTTGAGAAGTACAAGAACTGTCCGCCAGCCACGGCCACCAAGGCGGAGAAACCCTCGGATCCACTCATCCATCTGGACA GCAACAACCCAGACTTTAAGGCTGGCGTGATGGGCCTGGCTAACATGCTGAAGATCCAGCGTCACGACGACTACCTGGTCATGCTGAAG GCTATAAGGATCCTCATCCAAGAGAGGCTGACCCCAGAAGCCATAGCCAAGGCCAGGCAGTCTAAAGAG GGTCTCCCCGTGGCCTTGGACAAGCACATCCTCGGCTTTGATACTGGAG ACGCTACCCTGAACGAGGCGGCTCAGATCCTGCGTCTGCTTCACATTGAGGAGCTGCGAGACCTGCAGACCCGGATCAACGAGGCTATCGTAGCTGTCCAGGCCATCATCGCAGACCCCAAGACAGACCACCGCCTGGGCAAGGTCGGCAGATGA